A single Prevotella sp. E15-22 DNA region contains:
- a CDS encoding LolA-like putative outer membrane lipoprotein chaperone: protein MKRLFLVLTLLTACFTASYAQDAKTVLDKCAASINAKTGVQADFIMNSAQYGNSSGKISVKGRMFTANTSMATLWFDGKTLWTYMSNNDEVNVTTPSEAQLQVMNPYNFINMYKKGFRYTMTQSAGAYQVHLTSTDSSKRVKEMFITVDKKTYHPTEVKLLQKQKWTTFTIKNMKTAKLSDAAFKFNSKDFPTAEVIDLR, encoded by the coding sequence ATGAAAAGATTGTTTTTAGTTCTCACGCTGTTGACAGCATGCTTTACAGCTTCTTATGCACAGGATGCTAAAACCGTTCTTGACAAGTGTGCGGCTTCTATCAACGCAAAAACCGGCGTACAGGCTGATTTCATTATGAATAGCGCTCAGTATGGTAATTCATCTGGAAAGATTTCTGTGAAGGGCCGAATGTTTACAGCTAACACGTCAATGGCTACTTTGTGGTTCGACGGCAAGACACTTTGGACCTATATGTCAAATAATGATGAAGTGAATGTGACCACTCCCTCTGAAGCTCAACTACAGGTGATGAATCCTTATAATTTTATTAATATGTATAAGAAAGGATTCCGCTATACGATGACTCAGTCTGCAGGTGCCTATCAGGTTCATCTCACTTCAACCGATTCGTCGAAACGGGTAAAAGAGATGTTTATCACCGTTGATAAAAAGACATATCATCCCACTGAGGTTAAGTTGCTTCAGAAACAAAAGTGGACCACCTTTACGATCAAGAATATGAAGACAGCCAAGCTGAGCGATGCTGCTTTCAAATTCAATTCAAAAGATTTCCCCACAGCCGAGGTTATTGACCTAAGATAA